From a region of the Gemmatimonadaceae bacterium genome:
- the dnaE gene encoding DNA polymerase III subunit alpha produces MSFVHLHCHSEYSLLDGANRIDDLIRRAQEFEQPALAITDHGNLHAAWSFQEHAKKAGIKPIIGMEAYVAPGDRKARARGPNGKAYYHLVLLARDLIGYKNLSKLSSLGYTEGFYSRPRVDRELLARYSEGLIVSSACLAGEIAYHLQQDDMEGAREVASWYAEVFKDRYYLEVQAHDSEGQAKLNERVFALAKDVGLPVIATNDAHFLARSDHDAHDVLLCIGLGKDREARDRMRYDGGLYFKSAPEMAERFPDRPDVLANTLAIADQVDVAFTKTYHVPSFPLPAGVSSENELLVRLATAGARERYGDSLPEPVQQRLDYELDVITKTGYAGYFLIVYDFIKAARDRDIPVGPGRGSAAGSLVAYSLRITDVCPLKYDLLFERFLNPERVSMPDIDVDFCFERRGEVIEYVRQKYGRESVGQIVTFGTMKSRAAIKDVGRVLGFTPAETDALAKLVPNQPNFSLTVKEAIAEVPEVKKLYRNDERYRQLLDYAIALEGLSRHTGVHAAGVVIAPGPLDDYVPVCTQASKGAGAGSDESVVVTQYDMGALEKAGMLKMDFLGLTTLTVIKDALDAIEASTGQRPDLTAIDDGDPRVYQMLRAGRTIGVFQFESALATELLRGMRCDRFDDLVASNALMRPGPLDAGMHRVYQRRKRGEEAVTYALPELQAVLESTYGVITYQEQVMRIAQLLAGISLAEADVLRKAVGKKDAELIKKELDKFVEKSVGRGYDRKIIEELAGQIETFGRYGFNKSHSVAYSVISYQTAWLKAYHPAEFMGALLSSSIGDTDNVVKFINEARELGIEVLPPSVNESGYKFTVVGDKRLRFGLGAIRNVGRSAIDSILAARRDKPFTDLFDLCERVDLRLCNKRVFEALIASGALDELGGHRQQYLATLDTALHEASLMQQERTMGQGSLFGAMGAAPAANTMERHRVLPNVAPLSESDRLAKEKEILGFYISGHPLEPFRVECELFATRTVAQLGSWTNDQVAIGCVVTAIKRQTSKKTGSEFARLTVEDFSGSSEVLVFPEAWGLIGHLLRTDVPVLIKGGYSRRDQETDHPTFIVASVTPFAELRLNGQVAVAIELTPDEIVSADIMRDIRSVIEAHATSHVGSPPLEVRWTDGSGPTERLQSRSLRLSATQAALTDLRAVLGTERVRLVRGN; encoded by the coding sequence CAACCTCCACGCCGCGTGGTCGTTCCAGGAGCACGCCAAGAAGGCCGGGATCAAGCCGATCATCGGTATGGAGGCGTACGTGGCGCCGGGCGACCGGAAAGCCCGCGCCCGGGGGCCGAACGGCAAGGCGTACTACCATCTGGTGCTGCTGGCCCGCGATCTGATCGGCTACAAGAATCTCTCCAAGCTGTCGTCGCTGGGGTACACCGAAGGCTTCTATTCGCGGCCGCGCGTGGATCGCGAACTGCTGGCCCGGTACAGCGAGGGGCTGATCGTGTCGTCGGCGTGCCTGGCGGGGGAGATCGCCTACCACCTGCAGCAGGACGACATGGAGGGGGCGCGCGAGGTGGCGTCGTGGTACGCGGAGGTGTTCAAGGACCGCTACTACCTCGAGGTGCAGGCCCACGACTCGGAGGGACAGGCCAAGTTGAACGAGCGCGTGTTCGCGCTGGCCAAGGACGTCGGCCTGCCGGTGATCGCCACCAACGACGCCCACTTCCTGGCCCGGTCGGACCACGACGCGCACGACGTGCTGCTGTGCATCGGGCTGGGCAAGGATCGCGAGGCGCGCGACCGGATGCGGTACGACGGCGGGCTCTACTTCAAGAGCGCGCCGGAGATGGCCGAGCGGTTCCCCGACCGCCCCGACGTGCTGGCGAACACGCTGGCGATCGCCGACCAGGTGGACGTGGCGTTCACCAAGACGTACCACGTGCCGTCGTTCCCGCTGCCCGCGGGCGTGTCGTCGGAGAACGAACTGCTGGTGCGGCTGGCCACGGCCGGAGCCAGGGAGCGCTACGGCGACTCCCTGCCCGAGCCCGTGCAGCAGCGGCTGGACTACGAGCTGGACGTGATCACGAAGACCGGCTACGCCGGCTACTTCCTGATCGTATATGACTTCATTAAAGCGGCGCGCGACCGGGACATCCCGGTGGGCCCGGGCCGCGGATCGGCGGCGGGATCGCTGGTCGCGTACTCGCTCCGCATCACCGACGTCTGCCCGCTCAAGTACGACCTGCTGTTCGAGCGCTTCCTGAATCCCGAGCGCGTGTCGATGCCCGACATCGACGTGGATTTCTGCTTCGAGCGCCGCGGCGAGGTGATCGAGTACGTGCGCCAGAAGTACGGGCGCGAATCGGTGGGCCAGATCGTGACGTTCGGCACCATGAAGTCGCGGGCCGCGATCAAGGACGTGGGCCGCGTGCTGGGGTTCACGCCCGCCGAGACCGACGCGCTGGCCAAGCTCGTGCCCAACCAGCCGAACTTCTCGCTCACGGTCAAGGAAGCCATCGCCGAGGTGCCGGAGGTCAAGAAGCTCTACCGCAACGACGAGCGGTACCGGCAATTGCTGGACTACGCGATCGCGCTCGAAGGGCTGTCGCGGCACACCGGGGTGCACGCGGCGGGGGTGGTGATCGCGCCGGGACCGCTGGACGACTACGTGCCCGTGTGCACGCAGGCGTCCAAGGGCGCCGGCGCCGGGAGCGACGAGTCGGTCGTGGTCACGCAGTACGACATGGGCGCGCTCGAGAAGGCGGGCATGCTCAAGATGGATTTCCTGGGGCTCACCACGCTCACCGTGATCAAGGACGCGCTCGATGCGATCGAGGCGTCCACCGGACAGCGGCCCGACCTCACGGCCATCGACGACGGCGACCCGCGCGTGTACCAGATGCTGCGGGCCGGGCGCACGATCGGCGTGTTCCAGTTCGAATCGGCGCTGGCCACGGAGCTGCTGCGCGGCATGCGCTGCGACCGGTTCGACGATCTGGTGGCCTCCAACGCGCTCATGCGGCCGGGCCCGCTCGACGCCGGGATGCACCGCGTATATCAGCGGCGCAAGCGCGGCGAGGAGGCGGTCACCTACGCGCTGCCCGAGCTGCAGGCGGTGCTCGAGTCCACGTACGGCGTGATCACCTACCAGGAGCAGGTGATGCGCATCGCCCAGCTCCTGGCCGGCATCTCGCTGGCCGAAGCCGACGTGCTGCGCAAGGCGGTGGGCAAGAAGGACGCCGAGCTGATCAAGAAGGAACTGGACAAGTTCGTGGAGAAGTCGGTGGGGCGCGGGTACGATCGCAAGATCATCGAGGAGCTGGCCGGCCAGATCGAGACGTTCGGCCGCTACGGCTTCAACAAGTCGCACTCGGTGGCCTACTCGGTGATCTCGTACCAGACGGCGTGGCTCAAGGCCTACCATCCGGCCGAGTTCATGGGCGCGCTGCTGAGTTCGTCCATCGGCGACACCGACAACGTGGTGAAGTTCATCAACGAGGCCCGCGAGCTGGGCATCGAGGTGCTGCCGCCGAGCGTGAACGAGTCGGGCTACAAGTTCACGGTGGTGGGCGACAAGCGGCTGCGGTTCGGCCTCGGCGCCATCCGCAACGTGGGCCGGAGCGCCATCGATTCGATTCTCGCGGCGCGCCGGGACAAGCCGTTCACCGATCTGTTCGACCTCTGCGAACGGGTGGACCTGCGGCTGTGCAACAAGCGGGTGTTCGAGGCGCTGATCGCATCGGGCGCGCTGGACGAGTTGGGCGGGCACCGGCAGCAGTACCTGGCCACGCTCGACACCGCGCTGCACGAAGCCTCGCTCATGCAACAGGAGCGCACGATGGGCCAGGGGTCGCTGTTCGGCGCGATGGGCGCGGCGCCGGCCGCCAACACCATGGAACGGCATCGCGTACTGCCCAATGTGGCCCCGCTGAGCGAGTCCGACCGCCTGGCCAAGGAGAAGGAGATCCTCGGCTTCTACATCTCCGGGCACCCGCTGGAGCCGTTCCGCGTGGAGTGCGAGCTGTTCGCCACACGCACCGTGGCCCAACTGGGCAGCTGGACCAACGACCAGGTGGCCATCGGGTGCGTGGTCACGGCCATCAAGCGCCAGACCAGCAAGAAGACGGGTTCGGAGTTCGCCCGGTTGACAGTCGAGGATTTTTCGGGATCTTCGGAGGTGCTGGTATTCCCCGAAGCCTGGGGGTTGATCGGCCACCTGCTGCGGACCGATGTGCCGGTGCTGATCAAGGGCGGGTATTCCCGCCGGGACCAGGAGACGGACCATCCAACCTTCATCGTCGCGTCGGTGACGCCGTTCGCCGAGCTGCGCCTCAACGGGCAGGTCGCCGTGGCCATCGAGCTGACGCCGGACGAGATCGTGAGCGCCGATATCATGCGAGACATACGCTCGGTCATCGAGGCGCACGCCACCTCCCACGTCGGGAGCCCGCCGCTCGAAGTGCGGTGGACCGACGGCTCGGGCCCCACGGAGCGCCTGCAGTCGCGGTCGCTGCGCCTGTCGGCCACGCAGGCGGCGCTCACCGACCTGCGCGCCGTGCTCGGCACCGAGCGCGTGCGCCTGGTGCGCGGGAACTAG
- a CDS encoding acetyl-CoA carboxylase carboxyltransferase subunit alpha codes for MTAASLEFEKPLVELEHQIEELRRLAGDRQMDVAAELAPLEQKLAALRAEIYRNLTPWQRVLVARSNKRPFTLDYLRLAFTDFVELHGDRLFREDPAIVGGWARLDGESVMVIGHQRGRDTKEIVRRNFGMPHPEGYRKALRLMKLAEKFHVPVITFIDTMGAWAGLGAEERGQSEAIAHNLFEMSRLKVPIMATVIGEGGSGGALGLGVADRVMMLENSVYSVISVEGCAAILWKDGKSPEMREKAASALKITAADLYELRVIDEIIPEPPGGAHADFETTAASVKETLLRNLDELRRLKPDKLVRRRREKFLRMGQFLE; via the coding sequence ATGACCGCGGCCTCCCTGGAGTTCGAGAAACCGCTCGTCGAGCTGGAACACCAGATCGAGGAGCTCCGGCGGCTGGCCGGCGACCGCCAGATGGACGTGGCCGCGGAGCTGGCGCCGCTGGAACAGAAGCTCGCCGCGCTGCGCGCGGAGATCTACCGCAACCTCACGCCGTGGCAGCGCGTGCTCGTGGCCCGCAGCAACAAGCGGCCGTTCACGCTCGACTACCTGCGCCTGGCGTTCACGGACTTCGTGGAGCTGCACGGCGACCGGCTGTTCCGCGAGGACCCCGCCATCGTGGGCGGATGGGCGCGGCTGGACGGCGAGTCGGTGATGGTGATCGGCCACCAGCGCGGGCGCGACACCAAGGAGATCGTGCGGCGCAACTTCGGGATGCCCCATCCCGAGGGCTACCGCAAGGCGCTGCGGCTCATGAAGCTGGCCGAGAAGTTCCACGTGCCGGTGATCACGTTCATCGACACGATGGGCGCCTGGGCCGGCCTGGGCGCCGAGGAGCGCGGCCAGTCGGAGGCGATCGCGCACAATCTGTTCGAGATGAGCCGACTCAAGGTGCCGATCATGGCCACGGTGATCGGCGAGGGCGGGTCGGGCGGGGCGCTGGGGTTGGGCGTGGCCGACCGCGTGATGATGCTCGAGAACTCGGTATATTCCGTGATCTCGGTCGAGGGCTGCGCGGCGATTCTGTGGAAGGACGGGAAGAGCCCCGAGATGCGCGAGAAGGCCGCCTCGGCGCTCAAGATCACCGCCGCCGATCTGTACGAGTTGCGGGTCATCGACGAGATCATTCCCGAACCGCCGGGCGGGGCGCACGCCGATTTCGAGACCACCGCGGCGTCGGTCAAGGAAACGCTGCTGCGCAACCTCGACGAATTGCGGCGGCTCAAGCCGGACAAGCTCGTGCGGCGGCGCCGCGAGAAGTTCCTGCGGATGGGTCAGTTCCTGGAGTAG
- the ricT gene encoding regulatory iron-sulfur-containing complex subunit RicT, giving the protein MAHLIEVAFKGNRKDFFIWEQDELPALKAPVVVEADRGEDVGRVHAVGERAATRNAGTSHGYGKALPARRARRLASDDDVRRLEELRAQDDEARRKAMERVTANALVMKVSDAEWQWDRKKLTFYFTAEKRVDFRNLVRELASTFRTRIELKQIGVRDEAKRLDGVGRCGRQYCSASWLPELLPVNLGVAKDQRLSLNPTQISGACGRLMCCLRYEHEFYVQSRKRFPKEGRVLVTARGEEKVLSNDIFRERVVLRGAEGEPRTVPLDELRDEVARTDPDAGWLRVGTAAAAPASEPALDVTSEGRVTDEGDEDSAPAADEPESAAPPPITEAGGASAAGERRPHRRRGRRGGRRNRGAAGQGQRPDADPAAPADEPPESPPAAPHSHGA; this is encoded by the coding sequence GTGGCGCATCTGATCGAAGTGGCATTCAAGGGCAACCGCAAGGACTTCTTCATCTGGGAGCAGGACGAGTTGCCGGCGCTCAAGGCGCCGGTGGTCGTCGAGGCCGACCGGGGCGAGGACGTCGGCCGCGTGCACGCCGTGGGGGAACGCGCGGCCACGCGCAACGCGGGCACCTCGCACGGGTACGGCAAGGCCCTCCCGGCGCGACGGGCCCGCCGCCTGGCCAGCGACGACGACGTGCGGCGGCTGGAGGAACTGCGGGCGCAGGACGACGAGGCGCGGCGCAAGGCCATGGAGCGCGTGACGGCCAACGCCCTGGTCATGAAGGTGTCCGACGCCGAATGGCAGTGGGACCGCAAGAAGCTGACGTTCTATTTCACGGCCGAGAAGCGCGTCGACTTCCGGAATCTGGTGCGCGAGCTGGCGTCCACGTTCCGCACGCGCATCGAGCTCAAGCAGATCGGCGTGCGCGACGAAGCCAAGCGGCTGGACGGCGTGGGACGGTGCGGGCGGCAATACTGCTCGGCGTCGTGGCTGCCCGAACTCCTGCCCGTGAACCTCGGCGTGGCCAAGGACCAGCGGCTGTCGCTCAATCCCACGCAGATCTCGGGCGCCTGCGGGCGCCTGATGTGCTGCCTGCGCTACGAGCACGAGTTCTACGTCCAGAGCCGCAAGCGGTTTCCCAAGGAGGGGCGCGTGCTGGTCACGGCGCGCGGCGAGGAGAAGGTGCTGTCCAACGACATCTTCCGGGAGCGGGTGGTGTTGCGGGGCGCCGAAGGCGAGCCGCGCACGGTGCCGCTGGACGAGCTGCGGGACGAAGTGGCGCGCACCGACCCCGACGCCGGCTGGCTGCGCGTGGGAACGGCCGCCGCGGCGCCGGCGTCCGAGCCTGCCCTCGACGTGACCAGCGAGGGCCGCGTGACCGACGAGGGCGACGAGGACTCGGCGCCGGCCGCGGACGAACCGGAATCGGCCGCGCCGCCGCCGATCACGGAGGCCGGTGGCGCATCGGCCGCCGGCGAGCGCCGGCCCCATCGCCGCCGCGGTCGCCGCGGCGGGCGCCGCAACCGCGGGGCCGCGGGCCAGGGCCAGCGTCCCGACGCCGACCCCGCGGCGCCCGCCGACGAACCGCCCGAGTCCCCCCCCGCTGCCCCGCATTCCCACGGAGCCTAG
- a CDS encoding class I tRNA ligase family protein — translation MSQFYITTAIDYANGEPHLGHALEKIGADAIARYQRLLGADVHFLMGMDEHGQKVAQAAAERGVPPQALVDRIAASFEAMWARLDISYDQFIRTTQPAHKAGVRALILRIHERHPDDFYEQAYEGWYCVGCELFKRDDEIVDGKCVTHPTRELQWTEEHNWFFRLTRYEQFLKTLFAEHPEFLRPETRRNEILSLLDQGLEDISITRSRLAWAIPFPIPTSGGEEQGTWVWFDALPNYLTATGYPDPSYTGRWPAQLHVIGKDITRLHCVIWPAMLEAAGLALPEAVWAHGFVSLGGERFSKSAGVKLELGDAIDRFGPDAFRYFLTREVPFDGDGGFSWERFEDRYNADLANAWGNLASRTIAMVARYRDGVVPAAARGAVDEADAADYAAYHAAMNGSRGYLLHEALRVVWLTVARGNEYVDRQAPWKLAKDPAQAGELDATLGTLIRQLARQCVALQPFMPAKTQTLWEQLGGPGRVADQRFSAFAALDAAGWRVTKGDPLFPKPERTA, via the coding sequence GTGTCCCAGTTCTACATCACCACCGCCATCGACTACGCGAACGGCGAGCCGCACCTCGGTCACGCGCTGGAGAAGATCGGCGCCGACGCGATCGCCCGCTATCAACGGCTGCTCGGCGCCGACGTCCATTTCCTGATGGGGATGGACGAGCACGGGCAGAAGGTGGCGCAGGCGGCGGCCGAGCGCGGCGTGCCGCCGCAGGCGCTGGTGGATCGCATCGCCGCGTCGTTCGAGGCGATGTGGGCCCGGTTGGACATCTCGTATGACCAGTTCATCCGCACCACGCAGCCGGCCCACAAGGCCGGCGTCCGCGCGCTGATCCTGCGCATCCACGAGCGCCACCCCGACGACTTCTACGAGCAGGCGTACGAAGGGTGGTACTGCGTGGGCTGCGAGCTGTTCAAGCGCGACGACGAAATCGTGGACGGCAAGTGCGTGACCCACCCCACCCGCGAGCTGCAGTGGACCGAGGAGCACAACTGGTTCTTCCGGCTCACGCGATATGAGCAATTTCTAAAAACGCTGTTCGCGGAGCACCCGGAGTTCCTGCGGCCGGAGACGCGCCGCAACGAGATCCTGTCGCTGCTCGACCAGGGCCTGGAGGACATCTCGATCACCCGGTCGCGGCTGGCGTGGGCGATTCCCTTCCCCATCCCGACCAGCGGCGGCGAGGAGCAGGGCACCTGGGTGTGGTTCGACGCGCTGCCCAACTACCTCACGGCCACCGGCTATCCCGACCCCTCGTACACGGGGCGCTGGCCGGCGCAGCTGCACGTGATCGGCAAGGACATCACGCGGCTCCACTGCGTGATCTGGCCGGCGATGCTCGAGGCGGCGGGCCTCGCCCTGCCCGAGGCCGTGTGGGCCCACGGGTTCGTCTCGCTGGGCGGGGAGCGGTTCAGCAAGTCGGCCGGCGTGAAGCTCGAACTGGGCGACGCGATCGACCGGTTCGGGCCCGACGCGTTCCGCTACTTCCTCACCCGCGAGGTGCCCTTCGACGGCGACGGCGGCTTCTCGTGGGAGCGGTTCGAGGACCGGTACAACGCCGATCTCGCCAACGCATGGGGCAACCTGGCCAGCCGCACGATCGCCATGGTGGCGCGGTATCGCGACGGCGTGGTGCCGGCCGCGGCGCGGGGCGCGGTGGACGAGGCGGATGCCGCCGACTACGCGGCGTATCACGCGGCGATGAACGGCTCGCGCGGGTACCTGCTGCACGAGGCGCTGCGCGTGGTGTGGCTCACGGTGGCGCGGGGCAACGAATACGTGGACCGTCAGGCGCCGTGGAAGCTGGCCAAGGATCCGGCGCAGGCCGGCGAGCTGGACGCCACGCTGGGCACGCTCATCCGGCAGCTGGCGCGACAGTGCGTGGCGCTGCAGCCGTTCATGCCGGCCAAGACGCAGACGCTGTGGGAGCAGCTGGGCGGGCCCGGCCGCGTGGCCGATCAGCGGTTCAGCGCGTTCGCGGCGTTGGACGCCGCCGGCTGGCGCGTGACCAAGGGCGATCCGCTCTTTCCCAAGCCCGAACGGACCGCCTGA
- a CDS encoding outer membrane beta-barrel protein, whose translation MIPFRLRTIVAALFAFVVVPAGIAGAQDAAPTMHFGASAGLNIPLSDLSSEVQTGYVLNGLAAGTPRGWPVALRGELSYAGFSGKKGMVSQNITSLMMNVVLPIAGAGDTPYFIGGVGLNHISTFAGLNSENDLGFNFGGGWKWQLGDMSNFVELRYYYVSHTGVSRQMVPLTFGVMF comes from the coding sequence ATGATACCGTTTCGCCTCCGCACGATCGTTGCGGCGCTGTTCGCCTTCGTGGTGGTCCCCGCCGGCATCGCCGGCGCCCAGGACGCCGCGCCCACCATGCACTTCGGGGCCAGCGCGGGCCTCAACATCCCGCTCAGCGATCTCAGCAGCGAGGTGCAGACCGGCTACGTGCTCAACGGCCTCGCGGCCGGCACCCCGCGGGGGTGGCCGGTGGCGTTGCGCGGGGAGCTCTCATACGCCGGGTTCAGCGGCAAGAAGGGGATGGTGAGCCAGAACATCACGTCCCTCATGATGAACGTCGTGCTCCCCATCGCCGGGGCGGGCGACACCCCGTACTTCATCGGCGGCGTGGGCCTCAACCACATCAGCACCTTCGCCGGCCTGAACTCCGAGAACGACCTCGGGTTCAACTTCGGCGGCGGATGGAAGTGGCAGCTGGGCGACATGAGCAACTTCGTGGAGCTGCGGTACTACTACGTGAGCCACACCGGAGTCTCGCGCCAGATGGTGCCGCTCACCTTCGGCGTCATGTTCTGA
- a CDS encoding SusC/RagA family TonB-linked outer membrane protein, which translates to MRNLVRGFFTSLVCTALGAGIASAQQVGAVHGRVTDKGSGAPIANAVITIVGTHRGARTDDNGEYQVTGVAAGARMVRVNRLGYSASTQQATVPAGGEVTVNFGLTTAATQLEEVMVTATGATERKRQNGNDVGIISMSKDVNLAATPNFTDVLSARTAGLTVSGTSGEPGTSSRIRIRGANSVSLSNEPLIIIDGVRVDNSAQSFNQNTGGQTISRFDDINPEDIASIEVLKGPAASALYGTAASNGVIQITTKRGRAGSTLWRTFAEGGSMVDPTNYPSAYYNVGTTLAGAPFNGSCTNDRTTLGLCKQGSIVSFNAEQFYHVEGQGNTRHFGLSTSGGSDQAQYFISGDVNRAQGTVAPNHDNGFSLRTNVTAQLKPNINSTVTANYVQRDVGLPQNDNDIYGVMGNVLLGHAFNCAPGVAPTQCHGDTLSRGFYSAPPSTFYYWPITQDAKRFQGGANTTWQMTSWLTGVGQAGMDVNNMLDQSIDPANVVTWINQGLINGSANQVRGQNLDYTAQGSLVATHTLPHWSSINTSTTVGGQYVNEQQHTTSASGTQLVPGTASLATASANKNIGESNQTIITVGGYVHEQLAWRDRLFLTASIRGDENSAFGQNFKLAYYPALSASWVVSDEPYFHKFFEAQNLLSSLRLRSAYGVSGQKPGFRQADTYLNGAAVAAPGSQELTAVVIGGTGNANLKPEISTESEVGADLGLWQDRASLTYTHYSKTTRDALIARTLAPSLGVSSTQFVNLGQVYNAGNELQLDATVLDRRDLKFELSASASNNTNKLVHLGNGMPPIVFNNGDQMHREGYALGGYWQRKILSYADLNGDGILSRANCAGQPQVPGAGACEVVLSDTAMYRGSPLPTRTLTVSPEFTLFQTVKLTALFDYRGGFYNWNFTQEFRCTVSAFNTCPEVNNPHAPLADQAAAIARLEGSSWGYIQPGDFTKLREVSATITLPTSWAHRLNASGLSLTVAGRNLHTWTKYKGFDPEINSQSPTGFSTTDFLTQPPLRMWTTRLDVSF; encoded by the coding sequence ATGCGGAATCTGGTGCGAGGCTTCTTCACGTCGCTGGTTTGCACGGCATTGGGCGCCGGCATCGCCAGCGCGCAACAGGTCGGCGCAGTGCACGGCCGAGTGACCGACAAGGGCTCCGGGGCCCCGATCGCCAACGCCGTGATCACGATCGTGGGCACGCATCGTGGCGCGCGGACCGACGACAACGGTGAATACCAGGTGACGGGTGTTGCCGCGGGCGCGCGCATGGTGCGCGTCAACCGCCTCGGGTATTCGGCCTCCACGCAGCAGGCCACCGTGCCGGCCGGGGGCGAGGTGACGGTGAACTTCGGGCTGACGACCGCGGCCACGCAGCTGGAGGAGGTGATGGTGACCGCGACCGGTGCCACGGAGCGCAAGCGACAGAACGGCAACGACGTGGGCATCATCTCGATGAGCAAGGACGTGAACCTGGCGGCGACTCCGAACTTCACCGACGTGCTGTCGGCGCGGACCGCCGGCCTCACCGTGTCGGGAACGTCGGGCGAGCCCGGCACGAGTTCGCGCATCCGCATTCGCGGCGCCAACTCGGTGTCGCTGTCCAACGAGCCGCTGATCATCATCGACGGTGTGCGCGTGGACAACAGCGCGCAGTCGTTCAACCAGAACACGGGCGGCCAGACGATCAGCCGTTTCGACGACATCAATCCGGAAGACATCGCGAGCATCGAAGTGCTCAAGGGGCCGGCGGCGTCGGCGCTGTACGGTACGGCGGCGTCCAACGGCGTCATCCAGATCACCACCAAGCGGGGCCGCGCCGGCAGCACGCTCTGGCGCACGTTCGCGGAAGGGGGATCGATGGTGGATCCCACCAACTATCCGTCGGCGTACTACAACGTGGGCACGACGCTCGCGGGCGCGCCGTTCAACGGCTCCTGCACCAACGACCGGACGACCCTCGGGCTGTGCAAACAGGGCTCGATCGTGAGCTTCAACGCCGAGCAGTTCTACCATGTGGAAGGGCAGGGCAACACCCGGCATTTCGGGCTGAGCACGTCGGGTGGAAGCGACCAGGCGCAGTACTTCATCAGCGGCGACGTGAATCGCGCCCAGGGCACCGTGGCCCCCAACCATGACAACGGGTTCAGCCTGCGCACGAACGTCACGGCGCAGCTCAAGCCGAACATCAACTCGACGGTCACCGCCAACTACGTGCAGCGCGACGTGGGGCTGCCGCAGAACGACAACGACATCTATGGCGTGATGGGCAACGTGCTGCTCGGGCACGCCTTCAACTGCGCGCCGGGCGTGGCGCCGACACAGTGCCATGGCGACACGCTGAGCCGCGGCTTCTACTCGGCGCCGCCGTCCACCTTCTACTACTGGCCCATCACGCAGGATGCCAAGCGGTTCCAGGGCGGGGCGAACACCACCTGGCAGATGACGTCGTGGCTCACGGGTGTGGGCCAGGCCGGGATGGACGTGAACAACATGCTCGACCAGAGCATCGATCCGGCCAACGTCGTGACCTGGATCAACCAGGGCCTGATCAACGGCTCGGCCAACCAGGTTCGCGGGCAGAACCTGGATTACACCGCGCAGGGAAGCCTGGTGGCCACGCATACGCTGCCCCACTGGTCGAGCATCAATACGTCAACCACCGTGGGCGGCCAGTACGTGAACGAGCAGCAGCACACGACGTCGGCCAGCGGCACGCAGCTCGTGCCGGGCACGGCCTCGCTGGCCACGGCCAGCGCCAACAAGAACATCGGCGAGAGCAACCAGACCATCATCACGGTGGGCGGCTACGTGCACGAGCAGTTGGCGTGGCGCGATCGGCTGTTCCTCACGGCGTCCATCCGCGGCGACGAGAACAGCGCCTTCGGCCAGAACTTCAAGCTCGCCTACTACCCCGCGCTCAGCGCGTCGTGGGTGGTGTCGGACGAGCCGTACTTCCACAAGTTCTTCGAAGCACAGAACCTGCTGAGTTCGCTGCGTCTCCGCTCCGCCTATGGCGTCTCGGGGCAGAAGCCGGGCTTCCGGCAGGCGGATACGTATCTCAACGGCGCGGCGGTCGCGGCGCCCGGCTCGCAGGAACTCACCGCCGTGGTCATCGGCGGCACGGGCAACGCCAACCTCAAGCCCGAGATCTCCACGGAATCGGAAGTCGGCGCCGACCTCGGCCTCTGGCAGGACCGCGCGAGCCTGACGTACACGCATTACAGCAAGACGACCCGCGACGCGCTCATCGCGCGCACGCTGGCCCCGTCGCTGGGCGTGAGCAGCACGCAGTTCGTGAATCTGGGCCAGGTGTACAACGCCGGGAATGAGCTGCAGCTCGACGCCACGGTGCTCGACCGGCGCGATCTCAAGTTCGAATTGTCGGCGTCGGCCTCGAACAACACCAACAAACTGGTGCATCTGGGCAACGGCATGCCGCCGATCGTGTTCAACAACGGCGATCAGATGCACCGCGAGGGGTATGCGCTGGGCGGCTACTGGCAGCGCAAGATCCTGTCGTACGCCGACCTGAACGGCGACGGCATCCTGAGCCGCGCGAACTGCGCGGGGCAGCCCCAGGTGCCCGGCGCCGGAGCCTGCGAGGTGGTGCTCAGCGACACCGCGATGTACCGCGGCAGCCCGCTGCCCACGCGCACGCTCACCGTGTCGCCGGAGTTCACGCTCTTCCAGACCGTCAAGCTGACGGCGCTGTTCGACTACCGCGGCGGGTTCTACAACTGGAACTTCACGCAGGAATTCCGCTGCACCGTCTCGGCGTTCAATACGTGCCCCGAGGTGAACAACCCGCACGCGCCGTTGGCCGATCAGGCGGCGGCCATCGCGCGTCTCGAGGGATCGAGCTGGGGGTACATCCAGCCCGGCGACTTCACCAAGCTGCGCGAGGTGTCGGCCACGATCACGCTGCCCACGTCGTGGGCGCATCGCCTGAACGCCTCGGGCCTCTCGCTCACCGTGGCGGGCCGCAACCTGCACACCTGGACCAAGTACAAGGGATTCGATCCCGAGATCAATTCTCAGAGTCCGACGGGCTTCTCGACCACCGATTTCCTGACGCAGCCGCCGCTCCGGATGTGGACGACGCGTCTGGACGTCTCCTTCTGA